Part of the Gallalistipes aquisgranensis genome, AGGCAAGGAGCACAAGGGCATCTTCCCGGCCAGCGTGACGCTCACGGCCGACCTGCACTCCATGGGCCAATACATCCAGCAGGGCGAGCGGATACTGTTCGAGACGGTCATCGGCGTGGGACAGCCCGCCCACACCTTCACGATCGAAGCCGACAGGGAGAATCTGGACGGTCTCAATTTCCTGGCCGGCAAACGGATCAGCGAAGTGAACCGAATGGCCGAACTGGGCACCATGCTGGCCCACGTGGACGGCGGCGTGCCCAATATCCGGGTGGAAATCCCGAAGATCGACGCCCGTTCGATCGGCGCCCTGCTCTACTTCTTCGAGAAGGCCTGCGGCATCAGCGGCTACATGCTGGGCGTGAATCCGTTCGATCAGCCGGGCGTGGAAGCCTACAAGAAAAACATGTTCGCCCTGCTCGACAAACCCGGCTACGAAGCCGAAGGGGCTGCGATCCGGGCCAAACTGAAATAACCCCGTCCGACAGGAACCAAGGGCCGGCCTCTCGAAAGGGCCGGCCCTGTTTTTTCCGGGTCCGGCCAACCATCGGACAACCGGCCGTTTCCGGCTGCCCGGGGACCGCTTCCGTTCTCCTTCCGCCTGCCCTGCCACGCCCGCACGGTCCGCTTCGATCCCTCCGGCAAAAAAAGCGTGTGCGGACCGAAGTTCCGCACACGCTTTCATTCGTCGGATTTCATGAGAGCGAACGGACTGTCACAGCCCGCCGCCACTCCACTCTTTCCCGCCTACTTTTCCTGTTTGAGCGCCGCATGGGCGGCAGCCAGGCGTGCGATGGGCACGCGGAAAGGCGAGCAGGAGACGTAGTTCAGACCGGCATAGTGGCAGAACTCCACGCTGGAAGGCTCGCCGCCGTGCTCGCCGCAGATACCGCACTTGAGGGCGGGACGGGTGCTGCGGCCCTTGAAGACGGCCTCGCGCACCAACTGCCCCACGCCGTTGCGGTCGAGAATCTGGAACGGGTCGTTCTTCAGGATACCCTTCTCCAGGTAGACGGGCAGGAACTTGCCGATATCGTCGCGCGAGAAACCGAGGGTCATCTGCGTCAAGTCGTTCGTACCGAACGAGAAGAATTCGGCCACCTCGGCGATCTGGTTGGCGGTGACGGCGGCACGCGGCACCTCGATCATCGTGCCCACCAGATACTCGATCCGGTCGTTGCGCTCGGTGAACACCTGCTCGGCCACGCTGTCGATGATATTCTTCTGATAGCGGAGCTCCTTGTGGTTGCCCACCAGCGGCACCATGATCTCCACGTGCACCGGAATCCCCCGCTTCTTCACGTTCATGGCAGCCTCGATGATGGCACGGGCCTGCATCTCCGTAATTTCGGGATAGGTATTGCCCAGACGGCAGCCGCGGTGACCCAGCATCGGATTCACCTCGTGCAGGGCCTCCACCTTGGCCTTGATCTTTTCGTAGGGCACACCCATCTCCTGCGCCAGCTCCCTCTGCTCCTTCTCGAACTGGGGAACGAACTCGTGCAGGGGCGGATCGAGCAGGCGGACAGTCACGGGCAGACCGTTCATCACCTCGAACAGACCCTCGAAGTCACCGCGCTGGATCGGCAGCAGCTTGGCCAGCGCCACGCGGCGTCCGGCTTCGTCGTCGGCCAGAATCATCTCGCGCACGGCCTTGATCCGGTCGCCCTCGAAGAACATGTGCTCCGTGCGGCAGAGACCGATGCCCTCGGCACCGAACCCGAAAGCCACCTTCGCATCGGCGGGCGTGTCGGCATTGGCACGCACTTTCAGATGGGCGAATTTGGAAGTGAGGTCCATCAGTTTGGCGAAATCTCCGCTCAGTTCGGCGGCACGCGTGGCCACCTGGCCGAGGTACACCTCGCCGGTGGAGCCGTTCAGCGAAATCCAGTCGCCCTCCTTCACGGTGACGCCGCCCACGCTCAGCGTACGGGCCTTGTAGTCGATCACCAGTTCGCCGGCACCCGACACGCAGCACTTGCCCATACCGCGGGCCACAACGGCCGCATGGGAGGTCATGCCGCCGCGGGCGGTGAGAATGCCCTCGGCCACATGCATACCCTTCAGGTCCTCGGGCGAAGTCTCGATCCGCACGAGCACCACCTTCTTGCCGTCGGCAGCCCACTTCTCGGCGTCTTCGGCGAAGAAGACCACGCTGCCGGCAGCGGCGCCCGGCGAAGCGGGCAGCCCCTTGGCGATCACCTTGGCGCTCTTCATGGCAGTCTTGTCGAAAACAGGGTGCAGCAGCTCGTCCAGCTTCTCGGGCTCACAGCGCATCACGGCCGTCTTCTCGTCGATCAGCTTTTCGTCCAGCATGTCCATGGCGATCTTGACCATGGCGGCGCCGGTACGCTTGCCGTTGCGGGTCTGGAGCATCCAGAGCTTGCCGTCCTGGATGGTGAACTCCATGTCCTGCATGTCGGTGAAATACCTCTCCAGATTGTGCTGTATCTCGTCCAGTTCCTTGTACACCTCGGGCATCACCTCCTCCAGCGAAGGATATTTCGTCCTGCGCTCCTCCTCGGAGATGTTCTGCGCCTTGGCCCAGCGTTTCGACCCTTCGAGGGTGATCTGCTGCGGCGTCCGGATACCGGCCACCACATCCTCGCCCTGGGCATTGACCAGATACTCGCCGTTGAAGATGTTCTCCCCCGTGGCGGCATCGCGCGAGAAGGCCACGCCCGTGGCGGAGTTCTCACCCATGTTGCCGAACACCATGGCCTGCACGGTGACGGCCGTACCCCACTCGGCGGGAATGTTGTTGAGCTTGCGGTACAGGATGGCACGTTCGTTCATCCAGCTCTGGAAGACGGCGCATACGGCACCCCACAGCTGGTCCCACGGATTGGCCGGGAAATCCTCACCGGTCTGCTTCTTCACGGCGGCCTTGAAACGCTTCACGAGCTCCTTCAGATCGTCGGTCGTCAGGTCCGTGTCGTTCTTCACGCCGCGCTCGGCCTTCACCTGGTCGATGATCTCCTCGAAGGGATCGTGGTCCTCCTTGCTGGCGGGCTTCATGCCCAGCACCACGTCGCCGTACATCTGCACGAAACGGCGGTAGGAGTCCCACGCGAAACGGGGATTGCCCGTCCGTTTGGAGACGGCCTCCACGGCCTGGTCGTTCATGCCGAGGTTCAGGATCGTATCCATCATGCCGGGCATCGAGGCGCGCGCACCCGAACGCACCGAAACCAGCAGAGGATTGGTCTCGCTGCCGAAACCGGTGCCGGTCAGTTTCTCGATCTGTTTCACGGCATCCTCCACGGCGGGACGGATCAGCTCCACGACCTTCTCCTTTCCGTGCTCGTAATACTCGGTGCAGACCTCCGTGGTGATGGTGAAACCGGGAGGCACGGGAATGCCGATCAGATTCATCTCGGCCAGATTGGCCCCCTTGCCGCCCAGCAGCTCTCTCATTTTTCCGTTCCCCTCGGCCTTTTTGTTGCCGAAGGTATAGACTCTTTTTACGTTTGGCATATTGATTTATCGGTTAATTTAATTAGGTACTGTATTTTCAGATTGTCCAAGATACGGGAATTTTTGTAATTATCAAAAAATTAACGTGTCAACTCGACAAAAACGGGCAAATGATCGCTGAATCCGCCCGTGTAGGCTCCGGAGGAAAAGGTCCGCAGCGGATATCCACGGCGCCCGGCGTCTCCCGGGGAAAGCATCCATTCCCGGACGAAGATGCCCGCCCGGTCGTAGCGCCACCCGTCGCCGGAGAGGAACCCGTTGTCCAGAAAGAAATTGTCGTACAGGTTCCAGCGGTCGCGGTAGACATAGGAGCCGTATCCGCGCCGGAACATCGGATAGAGCGGACCGAACAGGAAGACGCTCCCGTCCGCCACCCGGCGGCCCGTGCGGAATGCCCGGCGCATGGCCCGGTCGGTGGGATTTGCATTGAAATCGCCCGCCACGACCATTCTCGCCCGGGGATCGGCCCGGTGCAGCGAATCGACGAAACGGTAAAGCCTCGCCAGCGAAGCGACCCTCCGCCCGTAAACGTTGAACTGCGACGGAAGATGGCATATCACCAGATCGACCCGCTCGCCGAGCAGTTCGCCCCGCACATAGAGAAACTCGCGGCCCGAGGCCGAAGGCACCTGCCGCACCCGTTCCGGAATGAACTTGTCGCCCTTGTAGAGCAACGCCACGTCCATGCCGCGATAATCGCCCGTAGTACGGTGGATATAGTTGTAGTCGGTGCGCAGGGTCATCACCAGCTCCCGCACGGCCCGCTCGCTCTCGACCTCCGCCAGACCGATCACGTCGGGCGCCATGGCGTCGATCACCCGGGCCAGGTTGCGCAGTTTCGCGCCGTAACGCTCCCCGCCCCAGCCCATCCGGCCCCCGGGCGTATAGTCGCGGTCATCATAGAAGGCCGAAGGCACCGTATCGTACAGGTTCTCGACATTATAAAACGCCAGCGACACGCGTTCCTGAGCCGCGGAGGGCAAAGAAGCGGCAAGCCCCGACACCCAGAACAGCGCGGCCAGCAACCAGACTTTCATATCCGAACGCATATCCATGATTCAATCGGTTCCTCCTTATCGACGGCGACGGAACTATCCGCAGCGCGAAAAAACGTCCGGCACGCAGGCTACCGGTCGATCACGCCGGAGCCCACCAGTTCCTCGCCGTCGTACCATGCGGCGAACTGTCCGGCCGTCACGCCCCGTTGGGGCCGGTCGAACACGAGATAGCCGCCCCGCTCCGTCACATAGAGCCGCCCCGCCTGCAAGGGCTGGCGATACCGGATGCGCAGGCTGTACGGGCGACATTCGCCCGCCTCCATCCGCAGGTCGGGCCGAATCCAGTGCATCACCTGAGGCAGGATGCGCAGCCCTCTCCGGAACAGACCCGGATGCTCCTGCCCCTGTCCCACGTAGATGATGTTGCGCTCCACGTCGGTGGCGATCACGAAGAGCGGCTCGGGACGCCCCCCCACATTGAGCCCTTTGCGCTGGCCGATCGTATAGAAATGGGCGCCGTTGTGCTCGCCCGCCTTCCGGCCGTCGGACGGTTCGTATTCGTACGGGGCCGCCAGCGCATCGAGTCCCTCCTGTGTATCCGGACCCATGCCGCACAGGGCTTCCGCACGGGCATAGCCGGGCCAGTCGGCCGGAATCTCCACGATGTCGCCCCGGCAAGCCTTCAGTTTCTGCTGCAGGAAAACGGGCAGGTCCACCTTACCCACGAAACAGATGCCCTGGGAATCTTTCCTCCGGGCCGTGGCCAGGCCCTGTTCTTCGGCGATGCGGCGCACCTCGGGCTTCACCATCTCCCCGATCGGGAACATGGCCCGGGAGAGCTGTTCCTGGGACAGCTGGCAAAGGAAATAGCTCTGGTCCTTGTTGGGGTCGCTGCCGGCCAGCAGCCGGTACACCCTCCTTCCGTCCGCCTCCGTTTCGGCCCGGCGGCAGTAATGCCCCGTCGCCACATAGTCGGCCCCCAGTTTCAGCGCCTCCTTCAGAAAGACGTCGAACTTGATCTCCCGGTTGCAGAGCACATCGGGATTGGGCGTGCGGCCCCGCTCATATTCGGAGAACATATAATCGACCACCCGGCGGCGATACTCCCCGCTCAGATCGACCACATGCAGCGGAATGTCCAGCCGGCGGGCCACCAGTTCGGCGAACACGCGGTCGTCGTGCCACGGACAGTCGCCCGCCAGCGTACCCGTCGTATCGTGCCAGTTAATCATGAAAAGACCCACCACGTCGTAGCCCTGCTCCCGGAGCAGCCAGGCCGCGACGCTCGAATCGACACCCCCGGAGAGGCCTATGACCACACGCTCTTTCGCCATACCGAACCAGATTTTCGTCCCTTGATAAAACACAATATGCCGCCGACGTCCCTCCGGGAAGCCTGCGGCACGGATCGTTCCCTCCCGGTCCTATTCCGTATAGAGTTCCAACAACCCCTCGGGCAGCGAGAAAACCACCACCCGCCGGGTCAGGTCGAAACTCGCTATAAAATCGTCCACGGCAGGCACCAACACCTCCCTGCCCTGCAACCCGATCCTGAAAAGAGGGTTTTCGCCCTCCTCGAACCCTTCGATCTCGCCCTCCACTCCGTCGGTCAGCCGGGCCCGGAAACCGACCAGATCCTCCATATAGATCTCGTCGTCCTCGGCCTCCCCGTCGGGAACCCGCTCCCGCAACAGGAGCTCGAGCCCTACGAGCTCGCCCGCCCGCACTTCATTGTCGAGATCGGCGAACGAAAGGAGCGCACCGGAGCGGCCCCTGCGTTCGAAATGTTCCATAAAAAGAGGAACCGCCAGCGAGTCGATCCTCACGAACAGCGGTTCCTCTATCTTGAAATCGGCGGGAAACGAATCGTACAGATTTACCAGAAGTTCGCCCTTGCGGCCGAACAACTTCGAGACCCGTCCCACCGGAAGCATGCCCATCTCCGCCGGAGATTAAGCCTCTTCCTGAGCGATCTTGGTTTCGGGAGCCTCTTCGGCCACACCCTCGGTTGCGGCGGCTTCGGCCTCCTCGGCAGCCTGTTCGGCAGCCAGTTTGGCGGCCTCTTCGGCAGCGGCGGCCTTCTTGGCGGCCAGCGCTTTGGCCCGCTCCTCGTTCACCTTGGCCTCTTCGGCCAGACGGGCCTTCTCGGCAGCGGTCTTGTCGGCGCCCAGCTTGTTGGCTTTGGCTTCGATCTTGGCTGCTTTCTGCTCCATCCACTTGGCGAAACGGCTCTCGGCCTCCTCTGCGGAGAACGCGCCCTTGGCCACACCGCCCAGCAGGTGTTTCTTATACATCACCCCCTTGTACGACAGAATGGCTCTGCAGGTATCGGTGGGTTGTGCGCCTTTTTGCAACCAATCCAGAGCTCTATCGAAGCTCAGATCGATCGTAGCAGGATTCGTGTTCGGATTGTAGACTCCGATCTTCTCGATAAACTTACCATCACGTGGCGCCCTGCCATCTGCGACGACGATATGATAGAAGGCGAAACCCTTCTTACCGTGACGCGACAATCTGATTTTTACAGGCATTGTACTTGAATTTTTATGTTTTTACCGTCCCGTTCACGGGGAACGGGGCTGCAAATATAAGGCATTATTCCCGAAAAACCAAGACATCCGGGCTTTTTTGGCTCTGCCGCGGCGGACGGAACCCCTTACAGCTGCTTCACCGCCCCTTCAGGAGCCCTCACCACCTGCTTCACGCCCTCCAGTTCGTTGTCGCGCAACAGGATCGAGGAGGAGTCACCCGTCGCCTCGAGGAAGAGGGCCGGCGCCCCCGTCTGCTGGCGGAACCCGGAAATGCGTATCCGCCGGCCGTCGACGATACGCACCATAGGCATCTTCTCGGCTGGTTTCTCACCCTGGAAGTTGTTCAGCCACACATTCTCCACGTCGTCCATGATGATGGCCGGGCGCTTGTCCGGCTCCTGCGTGAAGAGCTGGATGTTCTCCATCGTGATATTCTCTGCATGGCGGATGTAAAGGCCGTGCGAAGGGGTCGTGTAACCGAACATGTTGTTCTGGGGATAGCCGGCCTCCTTTTCGGGCATCACTTTCAGGGCATGCGTCGTGGTTCCCTTGCCCATGCTGCGGATCACGATGTCGCGCAGGGTCACTCCGCTTACCCGGTGGCCGGGAACGCCCGTGATCGAGGAACTCATGAAGCCTTCGCTCTCGGCGGTGACCTGGCTGATGAGCACGTTCTTCAGATGGCGCACCTCGCCATTGCGGGCGCCGAGCCGGATGAAGATCGGGGTCATGACGCCCCGCATGACGATATTGCTGATGGTGATGTTCTCCATCATGCCGCCGTCCACCATCTCCAGCGCGATGCCCATCTCGCACGAGGCCGGATTGGTGATGCCCGTGAAGTTCGTGCGGTCCTTCACGTTGTGGGTCGGGGCCCGGCGGATGGCGCAGTTGGTGATGGCGATGTTGCGGAAACCGGCCCAGCCGGACGTGCCGAACTTTATGGCGTTGCAGTTGGTGGCCAGGATGCAGTTGGTCACCACGACATTCTCCACGATATATTTGCGGGCGCGGCTGTCGCTCTTGAAACAGAGGGCGTCGTCCTCGCTGTATATGATGCAGTCGGAGATCACCACGTTGCACGCGTCGATGTCGATGCCGTCGTTGTTGTGGTTGGAGAACGAATAGATCTTCACCCCGCGCACCTGGATGTCCTCGCTCTGCAACAGGCGGAGCGTCCAGGTTCCGGGAGCCGTGAGCGTGACGTCCTCGATGCGGATATCCTTGCTCTTCATCACCCGGACGTTGTTGAACCGGCGCCCCTTACCTTTGAACTCGGCATTGTCGCCCAGATCGAAGACCGGATCGCCGCCCTGCCCGTCTACCGTGCCGAAACCGGTGAGGGCCGCGTTCTTCACCCCGTCGAAATTCACCAGGGCCGTGGTACCCTTCGGATAATCGCCCGCCTCCTCCGAACTGCGGGTACTACCCAGCAGACGGGCCCGTTTGCTCAAACGCAGTTCGACGTTGTCCCTAATCCAGATCGCACCGGTCAGATAGACGCCGTCGGGTACGATCACCGTACCGCCGCCGGCCGCCGAACAGTCGTCGATGGCCTGCTGCAACGCCTTCGTGCAATAACTTTTCCCGTCGGGTTTGGGTTTGTATTTCATAACGTTTATCTCCATGGCTCCGGCACCCAGCCAGCCCAGGGAGAGCAAAACGACCAAAATCCTCTTCATATCCTTTCGTTGTTTTATCGTACGGACACCTTATCGGCGGCACCGCTCTTCACACGTGCCGAAGGAAGCGAAGCGATCTGCGGCGTGTCGACCGACACGCCTTCCGACCCGCCGGTCACCTCGAACCAGACAGCGGCCGGAGCGGCCTCCGGAATCCGCACGTCGCGGAACCAGACGTCGCGCACCCCTTTCAGCAGGAATACCGAAGCCCCGGCATTGCCCGCCCCAGTGACGAAACCGGTCACCGACACCTCCGCGGCATTCTCCATCAGCACGAGCGGACGCCTGTCGGCCTCGTCGGGGAAAATCTGCACACCGTCGATGCGCATCCCCTTCACGTTCTTGACATACAGGCCCGACACGGGCATGTGGCCCCACATGGTGGCCTCGGGATAGGAGGTCCGCTTCTCCGCCATCTCGACGGCGGCCATCTGTTCGGTTCCGCCCCCTTTGGTATGGATCAGGACGTTGTCGAGCACGACGTTCTCCACGAAAGCGTTCTCGACGGCCGTCACCGAAGAGGCCGTCGAAGCCTCGCGGGCGATCACGTCCGACACGGAGACATTCCGGATCGAGCCCGGGCAGGGCTTGTCGGACTTGTCTCCGGCCGCATTCCGGGCACCGAGCCGGATGAAGATCGGGGCGCGTACCTCGTCCATCACGATATTGGAGACCGACACGCCGTCGATCCGGCTGCCGTCCACGCTCTCGATGGCGATGCCGGCCAGCGGCGCGAGCGCATTGCCCCAGTGGTCGGGCTGAATGGTGGAAGCTCCCGTCCGCGCCAGCTCCTCGTCGGGGCGGCCCGCCTTGATGACCGAATTGCTGAAAACGATGTTGCGGAAATCGCCCAGCGTCTCCGTTCCGATCTTGAAACCGTTGCAGGAGCTGGTCAGGATACAGTTGGTCACGGTGACATTCTCGCAGGCACGCGACCAGTACTTCTGCACACGGTTCTTGAGCACGATGGCGTCATCGGCCGTGTAGATGTCGCAGTCGGAGATCGTCACGTTGCGCGAGGCCACGATGTCGATGCCGTCCGTATTGGGACCGTGCAGGTAGTTGCGGATTTTCACCCCGCGGACCATCACTTCGTCGCACGCCAGCAGGTTCACCGTCCAGCTCTCGGAGTCGCGCAGGGTGACCCCTTCGATCCGCACGTTCCGGCACTCGGTGAGCAGGATCAGATTGCCCGGGGCCAGACGACGCCCCTTGCCGTCGGTGGGATGGTCGTGCCTGAACGTAGTCACCCAGCCGTACTGACGGCGCGAACGGCCCAGATCGGCCGCCACCCAGAACGAGGAACCCCGGCCGTCGAGCGTTCCCTCGCCCACGATGGCGATGTTCTCCGCCCCGGTGGCCCGGATCAGGTTGTAGGGATCGTAATCCTCCATGCGGGTGCTGCCCAGCAGCGTCGCCCCCGCCTCGAGCCGCAGGGTCACGTTGTCCTTCAGATAGAGCGTGCCGCTCAGGTAGAGGCCAGCGGGAAGGAGCACTTCGCCCCCGCCTGCGGCGGAACATTTGTCGATGGCTTTCTGGATCACTTCGGTGCAGAGAGTCTGCCCGTCGGGCTTCGCCCCGGCCCGGGTGACATCGACGGTCACGCCCAGGGCGATCTGGGCAGCGAACAGCATACACGCTGCCAGCAATTTCATTTTCATCATGTCGGTTTTTTCAGGGTTGGGAACACAAAGATGGGGAAAAAATTCAGAATTCAAAAAAATAGCCCTATCTTTCGGACACCTGACTAACAAACCCTTGAAAAAATGAAGAAAACGATTCTGTGGGCGGCACTCGCCCTGTTCATTCCGGCCCTGCTGCGGGCCGGAGAGAAACCGACCCGGCACACATTCGACGTAGTGGTTTACGGAGGCACCTCCTCCGGTGTCATCGCGGCCTGCGCCGCCGCCCGCGAAGGGGCGAAGGTGGCCCTGCTGGAAGAGACCCGTCACCTGGGCGGCATGACCAGCAGCGGGCTGGGCAATGTGGACAAAGGAAAGGAGACCACGATCGGGGGCTACGCCCGGGAGTTTTTCATCCGCGTGGGGGACCATTACGGCATGGGAGGAAAACCCTGCTGGAAGATGGAGCCTTCCGTGGCCGAAAACACGTTCGTCGCCATGGCGAAGGAGGCGGGCGTGCAGATCTTCTACGGAGCCCGTCTGCTGGAGAAGAAGGGCGTGGAGTGCAAGGGCGGTAAAATCCGCCGCATCGTCATGGAAAACGGCGACAGCTTCACGGCCCCGGTCTTCATAGACGCCACGTACGAGGGCGACCTGATGGCCTGGGCCGGCGTATCCTACACCGTGGGCCGGGAAAGCATGAAGGAGTACGGCGAACCAGGAGCGGGCGTACGTACCCGCACGGACCTGCCGGTGCGGAAAGTGGGGGCCAAGCGGATCGCCCAGATGAGGGAAGAGTACAGGAACTTCCCCTACGACTACTATTTCGGGGAGGCGGGCGAACCGGGCGAAGCGGACAACAAGGTGCAGGCCTATTGTTTCCGCCTCACGCTGACCAACCGTCCGGAGAACCGCGTGCCTTTCACCAAACCCGACAACTACGATCCCGTACGCTACAAGGGAACGCTCGACCGGGTGCTGAAGACGAACGTAACCAGGCTGGACGGCGTGTACACCTTCTACCACATGCCCAACGGCAAGACTGACATCAACCACATGGACCTGAGCAACGTGTCGTGGGGGTATCCGGACGGCAGCTATGCCGAGCGGCAGAAGATATGGCAGTACCACAAGGACTACCAGATGGGGGCGCTGTGGTTCTTCACCCACGACCCGCGCGTGCCCGAAGCGCTCCGCCGGGAGGCCTCGACCTGGGGCTTCGCCAAGGACGAGTTCGCGGACAACGGCCACTGGCCGCGTACGCTCTACATCCGGGAGGGCCGCCGCATGAAGGGGGCCTACGTGATGCGGCAGCAGGATGCCTGGGAAAACGCGACGAAGGAGGATGCGGTCGGCATGGGCTCCTACTTCATGGATTGCCACAACGTGCAGCGGACGATCACGCCCGACGGCCGGCTGATCGTCGAAGGGAACATGGGGATTCCCGTTGAGGGCGTACAGGGCAAATTCTCCCACCAGCCCATGAAACCCTACCAGATTCCCTACCGGAGCCTCACGCCGAAAGAGGAGGAGTGCGAAAACCTGCTGGTGACGATCTGCCTCTCGGCCTCGCACGTGATTTACGGATCGCTGCGCATGGAGCCCGTCTATATGATTGCCGGACACGCGGCCGGCGTGGCGGCAGCACAAGCGGCCAGGGAGAAAACCGCCGTGCAGCGGATAGACGTCCCCGGCCTGCAGGCCCGGCTGAAAGTGCAGGGCCAGGTGTTCGAATACACCGACCCGAAAAAGAAATAGGAACGGAACATCCGGATAGACGAAGGAGGGGGCAGCTGCCCCCTCCTTCGTCTATCCGGCCCCCTTTTGCCCTGCCGGCCCGTTTCTCCGGGGCGGCAATGTCCAAACGCGCCGTACGGCTACGGGACTATTCGTCCTCGTGCCACGACTCCACGCCCCGGATCGTCCGGTGCCTGGGATCGAAATAATATGTATGCTGGTATTCCAACAGGAACGGACACGGCCGGCCGGCCCAAAGAATCGTCTCCACCTTCACGGACGACAGCACCCGCTTCAACTCCCTCACATAGGGGTCGTCCGTCTGCGCGATCCGCCTCTCCATCGAATCGATCCGCTCCCTGTACCGCCGGTCCTCTTTCTCCCATCTCGCCACAGCCTCTGCCGAACAGTTCCGGATGCTCGGCCGCATGAATCTCCAGACCATTTCCAGGTTTCTCTTGTCATATTCCGTCTCGGTCAGCACCGCATTGGACAGGTCGTCGCCGACGTAGAAACAAATTTTGACGGATTTGCTTTCGGTCATCTCGGGCGTCCACCGGAAACGTTTCCGTATCCGCTTCACCAGTTGGGGCAGGACGGAACCCGTGTCCAGACTGTCACGGTTCCATATACGGATAAATCCCCTGCGGCCGGCCGCCGTAAGCGTCGAATAATCCTTCTCCTCCGCGGTCGCCACCACTCCGCCCCGCACCGGCCACGACCGCTCCCGTTCACAGATATGCCCCAAACTGTGCCAATAACTTTCATAAACATGGCGTCCGTACTGCGCATACAGCGTATCGGTGTACCAGTCGGCCCACACGCGCCCGTCCCGGCACTTCGGTCCGAAATGATCCGACAGGTCGAGAAGTTTCTCGTCGCACCATATCTCCGTCAGGTAGAGGCTGTCGTTCTCGATCAGCCAGGTGGCTACATAGCCCCGATAACAGGCCGTAGAACCGCCGACCCTCCTTTTGGCCATCTTCTCGATAGTCAGGTTCTGCTGTGCAAAATAACGACCCAGAGGTTCGTCGCACAACTCCATCGTATCGCCTTTCACGACGAGCTGATCTTTCACCTGCGGAGTGGACAGTGCCCCGTACCCGCCGAACGACAACAATATCGACAAAAGAATCGCTTTTTTCATAATCGCATTCTGTTACGGTCGGTAACAAATATAAAAAATTCCGACAAAAAAACAGTGTTTCCCGGGGCCGTAGTTCGTCATGCGAACGCACACGCGCTCTCCGAATACGGGACACCCCGCCGGACGACAGAACCCGTATTCCTGCTCCGGAGTCCGCTTCAACCGCTGCCGTTCCCTCCGTCCATCCGTTCCGGCCAGCCCCCCCCCCGTACGCCGCCCGGCAACACGTTCCTGCAACACAACCGACAGATTATTTTGCAGATTCGGAATAATTACGCTAATTTTGAGCCCTGACAAAAACGGTTCCGTAGCTCAGTTGGATAGAGCAACAGCCTTCTAAGCTGTGGGTCGAGCGTTCGAATCGCCCGAGAATGCAACCTGCAATCGTCTGTAAATATAGCAATTACAATCACGACTTTTTCTCGTTTCTCTTTTCTGAAAATTTTGGTTTACACACTGGTTTACACTCTTTGTGTGAATCGAAGTGTTGGTTAATAAATCAGTTAATTATTTGGTATTATAAATTGCTTGTTGTGCTGTCGGCCGTAGCGTGACTGTACACACATATCTGTATAAGTATAACTCCATAGAAAGCTATTAAACAAAGAGGACAAACATTTGCAAGGGGTCTTAAATAAACCCCTTTGCAAAAGTCTGTCCTTTTCTGATAGTTGTCAGTTTTGCTA contains:
- a CDS encoding glycoside hydrolase family 28 protein, whose amino-acid sequence is MKRILVVLLSLGWLGAGAMEINVMKYKPKPDGKSYCTKALQQAIDDCSAAGGGTVIVPDGVYLTGAIWIRDNVELRLSKRARLLGSTRSSEEAGDYPKGTTALVNFDGVKNAALTGFGTVDGQGGDPVFDLGDNAEFKGKGRRFNNVRVMKSKDIRIEDVTLTAPGTWTLRLLQSEDIQVRGVKIYSFSNHNNDGIDIDACNVVISDCIIYSEDDALCFKSDSRARKYIVENVVVTNCILATNCNAIKFGTSGWAGFRNIAITNCAIRRAPTHNVKDRTNFTGITNPASCEMGIALEMVDGGMMENITISNIVMRGVMTPIFIRLGARNGEVRHLKNVLISQVTAESEGFMSSSITGVPGHRVSGVTLRDIVIRSMGKGTTTHALKVMPEKEAGYPQNNMFGYTTPSHGLYIRHAENITMENIQLFTQEPDKRPAIIMDDVENVWLNNFQGEKPAEKMPMVRIVDGRRIRISGFRQQTGAPALFLEATGDSSSILLRDNELEGVKQVVRAPEGAVKQL
- a CDS encoding FAD-dependent oxidoreductase; this encodes MKKTILWAALALFIPALLRAGEKPTRHTFDVVVYGGTSSGVIAACAAAREGAKVALLEETRHLGGMTSSGLGNVDKGKETTIGGYAREFFIRVGDHYGMGGKPCWKMEPSVAENTFVAMAKEAGVQIFYGARLLEKKGVECKGGKIRRIVMENGDSFTAPVFIDATYEGDLMAWAGVSYTVGRESMKEYGEPGAGVRTRTDLPVRKVGAKRIAQMREEYRNFPYDYYFGEAGEPGEADNKVQAYCFRLTLTNRPENRVPFTKPDNYDPVRYKGTLDRVLKTNVTRLDGVYTFYHMPNGKTDINHMDLSNVSWGYPDGSYAERQKIWQYHKDYQMGALWFFTHDPRVPEALRREASTWGFAKDEFADNGHWPRTLYIREGRRMKGAYVMRQQDAWENATKEDAVGMGSYFMDCHNVQRTITPDGRLIVEGNMGIPVEGVQGKFSHQPMKPYQIPYRSLTPKEEECENLLVTICLSASHVIYGSLRMEPVYMIAGHAAGVAAAQAAREKTAVQRIDVPGLQARLKVQGQVFEYTDPKKK
- a CDS encoding glycoside hydrolase family 28 protein — translated: MKMKLLAACMLFAAQIALGVTVDVTRAGAKPDGQTLCTEVIQKAIDKCSAAGGGEVLLPAGLYLSGTLYLKDNVTLRLEAGATLLGSTRMEDYDPYNLIRATGAENIAIVGEGTLDGRGSSFWVAADLGRSRRQYGWVTTFRHDHPTDGKGRRLAPGNLILLTECRNVRIEGVTLRDSESWTVNLLACDEVMVRGVKIRNYLHGPNTDGIDIVASRNVTISDCDIYTADDAIVLKNRVQKYWSRACENVTVTNCILTSSCNGFKIGTETLGDFRNIVFSNSVIKAGRPDEELARTGASTIQPDHWGNALAPLAGIAIESVDGSRIDGVSVSNIVMDEVRAPIFIRLGARNAAGDKSDKPCPGSIRNVSVSDVIAREASTASSVTAVENAFVENVVLDNVLIHTKGGGTEQMAAVEMAEKRTSYPEATMWGHMPVSGLYVKNVKGMRIDGVQIFPDEADRRPLVLMENAAEVSVTGFVTGAGNAGASVFLLKGVRDVWFRDVRIPEAAPAAVWFEVTGGSEGVSVDTPQIASLPSARVKSGAADKVSVR